In a genomic window of Oncorhynchus keta strain PuntledgeMale-10-30-2019 chromosome 28, Oket_V2, whole genome shotgun sequence:
- the cdk8 gene encoding cyclin-dependent kinase 8 isoform X1, with amino-acid sequence MDYDFKVMLTGERERVEDLFEYEGCKVGRGTYGHVYKAKRKDGKDDKDYALKQIEGTGISMSACREIALLRELKHPNVISLQKVFLSHADRKVWLLFDYAEHDLWHIIKFHRASKANKKPLQLPRGMVKSLLYQILDGIHYLHANWVLHRDLKPANILVMGEGPERGRVKIADMGFARLFNSPLKPLADLDPVVVTFWYRAPELLLGARHYTKAIDIWAIGCIFAELLTSEPIFHCRQEDIKTSNPYHHDQLDRIFNVMGFPAEKDWEDIKKMPEHSTLMKDFRRNTYTNCSLIKYMEKHKVKPDSKAFHLLQKLLTMDPIRRITSEQAMQDPYFLEEPLPTSDVFAGCQIPYPKREFLTEEEPEDKAEKVRNKNQQQGNNHTNGAGHTGNPDNSHAQGPPLKKVRVVPPVTTSSGLIMTSDYQRSNPHAAYQNPGPSTSLPQNSIGYSSTSQQPPQYSHQTHRY; translated from the exons ATGGACTACGATTTCAAAGTGATGCTGACCGGAGAGAGAGAACGTGTCGAGGACCTGTTTGAATACGAGGGATGCAAAGTGGGAAGAGGCACCTACGGCCATGTATacaaagcaaagagaaaagatGG gaaggatgaTAAGGACTACGCCCTCAAGCAGATTGAAGGCACTGGCATCTCCATGTCGGCCTGCAGAGAGATTGCA TTACTGCGGGAGCTGAAGCATCCTAATGTGATCTCACTGCAGAAGGTGTTCCTGTCACACGCAGACCGCAAAGTCTGGCTGCTCTTCGACTATGCTGAGCATGATCTCtgg CACATCATAAAGTTCCACAGGGCGTCCAAGGCTAATAAGAAGCCCCTGCAACTGCCCAGGGGGATGGTCAAGTCCCTGCTCTACCAGATCCTGGACGGCATCCATTACTTACACGCCAACTGGGTCCTACACAGAGACCTG AAACCTGCAAACATCCTGGTGATGGGGGAGGGGCCGGAGAGGGGTCGAGTAAAGATCG CGGACATGGGCTTTGCCCGCCTCTTTAACTCACCACTGAAGCCTTTAGCAGATCTGGACCCTGTGGTGGTCACCTTCTGGTACAGGGCACCAGAGCTACTGCTAGGTGCCAGGCACTACACCAAAGCCATCG ACATTTGGGCAATTGGCTGCATCTTTGCCGAGCTGTTGACGTCTGAGCCCATCTTCCACTGTCGCCAAGAGGACATCAAGACCAGTAATCCCTACCACCACGACCAGCTGGACCGCATCTTCAACGTCATGGGCTTCCCCGCTG AGAAGGACTGGGAAGACATCAAGAAGATGCCGGAGCACTCCACTCTGATGAAAGACTTCAGGAGGAACAC GTATACAAACTGCAGCCTTATAAAATACATGGAGAAACACAAAGTCAAACCAGACAGCAAAGCATTCCACTTG CTCCAGAAGCTACTGACTATGGACCCGATCCGCAGGATCACATCTGAGCAAGCCATGCAGGACCCTTACTTCCTGGAGGAACCACTGCCCACCTCAGA tgtgtttgCAGGCTGCCAGATCCCATACCCCAAGAGGGAGTTCCTGACAGAGGAGGAACCAGAGGATAAGGCAGAGAAAGTCAGAAAT AAGAACCAGCAGCAGGGGAACAACCACACCAACGGGGCAGGACATACTGGTAACCCTGACAACAGCCACGCACAGGGCCCTCCCCTAAAGAAGGTGCGAGTGGTCCCGCCCGTCACTACCTCAAGTGGCCTCATTATGACCTCAGACTACCAG CGCTCCAATCCACATGCTGCCTACCAGAACCCCGGACCAAGCACATCACTGCCCCAAAACAGCATTGGATACTCCTCTACCTCCCAGCAGCCCCCGCAGTACTCACATCAGACCCACCgctactga
- the rnf6 gene encoding E3 ubiquitin-protein ligase RNF6 has protein sequence MVMDPPSGRDERRRQAERLRREEAYYHFINELSEEEYRLMRDSNLLGTPGEVTAEELRQRLDGAKERVSSQPRPEPLPQNTEAGEEEGSSVEGEESEGGAATAEPGAETSNGDSLLEWLNTFRRTGNATRSGQSGNQTWRAVSRTNPNSGEFRFSLEININHEQPEPGEHSDTPDPSELSPVPPPSTASSASIRTAPYTPARPSPYPLPRATQGRRAQIRRTRSSTTIPLTPAPLITPLPPPTALSGTEALNLPPPPVPITPPILQDQISPPQLQPPSRASSPGEGQDEGVPTLDFPRVPPQSQVASVGREPRSSRTRSRGRTRRAAAGGGTTSRSSRRRSRSPLQRNPALNSVTLPPSGGNGNGVSNNGHTAEPGNRTASVSMETGEAVSEPAVLAEPGPEAGEQEGEAHSAGSGGAGGVRRHPTIMLDLQVRRIRPGENRDRDSIASRTRSRARAAENTVTFESDSGGFRRTISRSERAGIRTYVSTIRIPLRRISETGLGEPSSTALRSILRQIMTGFGELSSLMETEADAETTEGTPGHQDPAGPNANTNTTQTYHSHSNESGTVAGGQAGEIETEREGGGDEEEGVHERLGGSDNSGIPIPDDGRPMSRDTNNLVENGTLPILRLAHFFLLNDEEDEEHPRGLTKEQIDILATRTYGQASLEGEAGRACSVCINDYAQGNKLRRLPCAHEFHIHCIDRWLSENNTCPICRQPILPAHQD, from the exons ATGGTGATGGACCCTCCTAGCGGGCGAGACGAGCGGCGGCGTCAGGCAGAGCGTCTTCGACGGGAGGAGGCGTACTATCACTTCATCAACGAGCTGAGTGAGGAAGAGTACCGCCTTATGAGAGACAGCAACCTGCTGGGCACACCTG GTGAGGTGACAGCGGAGGAGCTACGGCAGCGCCTGGACGGGGCAAAGGAGCGTGTGTCATCTCAGCCCCGCCCTGAACCACTCCCACAGAACACTGAGgccggagaggaggaggggagcagcgttgagggggaggagagcgagggaggggcAG CTACTGCTGAGCCGGGAGCAGAGACGTCTAACGGGGACTCACTGCTGGAGTGGCTGAACACCTTCCGACGCACAGGGAACGCCACGCGCAGTGGCCAGAGCGGCAACCAGACGTGGCGCGCGGTCAGCCGCACCAACCCCAACAGTGGAGAGTTCCGCTTCAGCCTGGAGATCAACATCAACCATGAGCAGCCAGAGCCAGGGGAGCACAGTGATACCCCCGACCCCTCAGAGCTGTCTCCTGTCCCCCCTCCATCCAcagcctcctcagcctccatACGCACTGCCCCCTACACCCCTGCACGGCCCTCCCCCTATCCCTTACCTCGAGCCACCCAGGGCAGGAGGGCTCAGATCCGCCGTACACGCAGTAGTACCACCATCCCTCTGACTCCCGCACCCCTCATCACACCCCTGCCCCCCCCTACTGCTCTAAGCGGTACAGAAGCCCTCAACCTCCCACCACCCCCAGTCCCCATCACCCCCCCTATCCTTCAGGATCAAATAAGCCCTCCACAGCTCCAACCCCCAAGCAGAGCTTCCTCCCCAGGGGAGGGGCAGGATGAGGGGGTTCCTACCCTGGACTTCCCCCGTGTACCGCCCCAGTCCCAGGTGGCGTCTGTGGGGCGTGAGCCTCGTAGCAGCAGGACTCGATCTCGTGGCCGGACCCGCAGGGCTGCAGCAGGAGGTGGGACTACCTCCCGGTCGTCTAGGAGACGCAGCCGCTCCCCTCTTCAGAGAAACCCCGCCCTTAACTCGGTTACCTTGCCTCCTAGTGGTGGGAATGGAAATGGTGTCTCTAATAATGGCCACACTGCTGAGCCCGGAAACAGAACTGCTTCTGTCTCCATGGAGACCGGTGAGGCCGTGTCAGAGCCGGCTGTACTAGCAGAGCCTGGCCCAGAGGCAGGTGAGCAGGAGGGAGAGGCACACTCGGCCGGGTCGGGGGGTGCAGGGGGGGTGCGGCGCCACCCCACCATCATGCTGGATCTGCAGGTGCGGCGCATCCGACCGGGAGAGAACCGGGACCGGGACAGCATCGCCAGCCGAACCCGTTCCCGGGCCCGCGCCGCCGAGAACACTGTCACCTTCGAGAGCGACAGCGGGGGCTTCCGGCGCACAATCTCCCGCTCGGAGCGGGCCGGGATCCGGACCTACGTCAGCACCATCCGGATCCCTCTGAGGAGGATCAGCGAGACTGGATTAGGGGAGCCCAGCTCCACCGCCCTGCGCTCCATCCTCAGACAGATCATGACCGGCTTCGGGGAGCTTAGCTCCCTCATGGAGACGGAGGCTGACGCTGAGACCACCGAGGGTACTCCCGGTCACCAGGACCCTGCAGGACCCAATGCTAACACCAACACCACACAGACCTACCATAGCCACAGTAATGAGAGTGGAACTGTGGCGGGAGGCCAGGCAGGAGagatagagacggagagagagggggggggtgatgAGGAGGAAGGAGTGCATGAGAGGTTAGGTGGGAGTGACAACAGTGGAATCCCAATCCCCGACGACGGTCGGCCGATGAGCAGGGACACAAACAACCTGGTAGAGAACGGCACGCTGCCCATCCTGCGGCTGGCCCACTTCTTCCTGCTCAACGACGAGGAGGATGAGGAGCACCCGCGCGGCCTGACCAAAGAGCAGATTGACATACTAGCCACGCGCACCTACGGCCAGGCCAGCCTGGAGGGGGAAGCTGGGCGCGCCTGCAGTGTCTGTATCAACGACTATGCCCAAGGGAACAAGCTGCGCCGCCTGCCCTGTGCCCACGAGTTCCACATCCACTGCATCGACCGCTGGCTCTCTGAGAACAACACCTGCCCCATCTGCAGGCAGCCCATCCTCCCTGCTCACCAGGACTGA
- the cdk8 gene encoding cyclin-dependent kinase 8 isoform X2, which translates to MESAVAHRGRKDDKDYALKQIEGTGISMSACREIALLRELKHPNVISLQKVFLSHADRKVWLLFDYAEHDLWHIIKFHRASKANKKPLQLPRGMVKSLLYQILDGIHYLHANWVLHRDLKPANILVMGEGPERGRVKIADMGFARLFNSPLKPLADLDPVVVTFWYRAPELLLGARHYTKAIDIWAIGCIFAELLTSEPIFHCRQEDIKTSNPYHHDQLDRIFNVMGFPAEKDWEDIKKMPEHSTLMKDFRRNTYTNCSLIKYMEKHKVKPDSKAFHLLQKLLTMDPIRRITSEQAMQDPYFLEEPLPTSDVFAGCQIPYPKREFLTEEEPEDKAEKVRNKNQQQGNNHTNGAGHTGNPDNSHAQGPPLKKVRVVPPVTTSSGLIMTSDYQRSNPHAAYQNPGPSTSLPQNSIGYSSTSQQPPQYSHQTHRY; encoded by the exons ATGGAATCCGCTGTGGCACACAGAGGGCG gaaggatgaTAAGGACTACGCCCTCAAGCAGATTGAAGGCACTGGCATCTCCATGTCGGCCTGCAGAGAGATTGCA TTACTGCGGGAGCTGAAGCATCCTAATGTGATCTCACTGCAGAAGGTGTTCCTGTCACACGCAGACCGCAAAGTCTGGCTGCTCTTCGACTATGCTGAGCATGATCTCtgg CACATCATAAAGTTCCACAGGGCGTCCAAGGCTAATAAGAAGCCCCTGCAACTGCCCAGGGGGATGGTCAAGTCCCTGCTCTACCAGATCCTGGACGGCATCCATTACTTACACGCCAACTGGGTCCTACACAGAGACCTG AAACCTGCAAACATCCTGGTGATGGGGGAGGGGCCGGAGAGGGGTCGAGTAAAGATCG CGGACATGGGCTTTGCCCGCCTCTTTAACTCACCACTGAAGCCTTTAGCAGATCTGGACCCTGTGGTGGTCACCTTCTGGTACAGGGCACCAGAGCTACTGCTAGGTGCCAGGCACTACACCAAAGCCATCG ACATTTGGGCAATTGGCTGCATCTTTGCCGAGCTGTTGACGTCTGAGCCCATCTTCCACTGTCGCCAAGAGGACATCAAGACCAGTAATCCCTACCACCACGACCAGCTGGACCGCATCTTCAACGTCATGGGCTTCCCCGCTG AGAAGGACTGGGAAGACATCAAGAAGATGCCGGAGCACTCCACTCTGATGAAAGACTTCAGGAGGAACAC GTATACAAACTGCAGCCTTATAAAATACATGGAGAAACACAAAGTCAAACCAGACAGCAAAGCATTCCACTTG CTCCAGAAGCTACTGACTATGGACCCGATCCGCAGGATCACATCTGAGCAAGCCATGCAGGACCCTTACTTCCTGGAGGAACCACTGCCCACCTCAGA tgtgtttgCAGGCTGCCAGATCCCATACCCCAAGAGGGAGTTCCTGACAGAGGAGGAACCAGAGGATAAGGCAGAGAAAGTCAGAAAT AAGAACCAGCAGCAGGGGAACAACCACACCAACGGGGCAGGACATACTGGTAACCCTGACAACAGCCACGCACAGGGCCCTCCCCTAAAGAAGGTGCGAGTGGTCCCGCCCGTCACTACCTCAAGTGGCCTCATTATGACCTCAGACTACCAG CGCTCCAATCCACATGCTGCCTACCAGAACCCCGGACCAAGCACATCACTGCCCCAAAACAGCATTGGATACTCCTCTACCTCCCAGCAGCCCCCGCAGTACTCACATCAGACCCACCgctactga